The following proteins come from a genomic window of Companilactobacillus pabuli:
- a CDS encoding cupredoxin domain-containing protein: MTKILVLIVGLAIIGFILWWFFGNHEVASQTADIADNKQSVDVEVSGGYSPEVITLKKGVPATLNFTRKDASSCLDRVVFSDFGINKELPQNQKEAINIDTSKSGEFQWACGMDMFHGKLIIK, translated from the coding sequence ATGACAAAGATATTAGTTTTAATCGTAGGTTTAGCAATTATTGGCTTCATTCTTTGGTGGTTCTTCGGCAATCACGAAGTTGCCAGCCAAACAGCAGATATCGCTGATAACAAGCAGAGTGTTGATGTAGAGGTTAGCGGTGGTTATTCACCAGAAGTCATCACTTTGAAGAAGGGTGTTCCGGCAACGTTGAATTTCACTAGAAAAGATGCTTCCAGTTGTTTGGATCGAGTAGTCTTTTCCGATTTCGGAATTAATAAGGAACTACCACAAAATCAAAAAGAAGCTATCAACATCGATACTTCTAAATCCGGTGAATTTCAATGGGCTTGCGGTATGGATATGTTCCACGGCAAATTAATTATTAAATAG
- a CDS encoding glycerophosphoryl diester phosphodiesterase membrane domain-containing protein, with protein MGILAEFRRQNSNFWRYFWKYSQIIILIQLIIHFILIPVLSFLANGINFLGNVNYVSYTNALELITHKPLVVIGLILVLFLLLLLVFAQFTLLLVSFQAIKSHANLSWWDYLKSVSKNLFGLPFKAFGFFLLYFLIITPFGSLGLSSTLLSKVKIPQFILDWLFQEHLPLGLLLIVAYLIVLYVGIRWILVLPSMIFENKSIKTSIHHSWNKTRHQEFYYLGIFLILLAVVAIFITVSTSILIAFQYLIDHVGALKVLDFPMAVVNMTAIQLINYITGIYASGMAILIILSDTHTNYFYPKRNHRYHKWFWGILGTAVVVSFVTYDITYFNNWLLEPPLTISHRGVDDGNGVQNTIESLKATAKEKPDYIEMDIQETKDHKFVVYHDNTLKGLAGINKTPSQLTLNELTKIQVHENGKTIHIASFDNYLATATKLHQKLLVELKDVSGNKSDFVSLFAKKYGKKLQENKAMVHSLDYQYIEDTKRLLPKIQTSYVLPFNLFGVPYTNSNAFTMEYTTLNDSFIDQAHIQQKKVFAWTVNDTSDMDRMIFMGADGVITDNLSDLHEEIADLFKDSSYSERMTVYVTQMQDPFE; from the coding sequence ATGGGGATACTAGCAGAATTCCGACGTCAAAATAGCAATTTTTGGCGTTATTTTTGGAAATACAGTCAAATCATCATTTTAATTCAGTTGATTATTCATTTTATCTTGATTCCCGTTTTGAGCTTTTTAGCTAACGGCATCAATTTTTTGGGTAACGTCAACTATGTTTCATACACTAACGCTTTAGAACTGATTACGCATAAACCATTAGTGGTAATTGGACTAATATTAGTCCTGTTTCTACTATTATTATTGGTTTTCGCGCAATTCACTTTATTACTAGTCAGCTTTCAAGCTATCAAATCACACGCCAATCTGAGTTGGTGGGACTATCTCAAGAGTGTCAGTAAGAATCTCTTTGGATTACCTTTCAAAGCTTTTGGATTCTTTCTATTATATTTTTTGATTATCACACCCTTTGGCAGTTTGGGATTATCTTCAACTCTTTTAAGTAAAGTCAAGATTCCCCAATTCATTCTCGATTGGCTATTTCAAGAACATTTACCATTAGGATTATTGTTGATTGTCGCTTATTTAATAGTTTTATACGTTGGAATTCGTTGGATTTTAGTACTTCCTTCAATGATTTTCGAAAATAAATCTATCAAAACTTCAATTCATCACAGTTGGAACAAAACTAGACATCAGGAATTTTATTATTTAGGAATCTTTTTGATTTTGTTAGCTGTGGTCGCCATCTTCATCACCGTTTCAACAAGTATCTTAATTGCTTTCCAATACTTGATTGATCACGTTGGTGCATTAAAAGTTCTTGATTTTCCAATGGCTGTCGTCAATATGACCGCTATTCAACTAATCAATTACATTACGGGAATTTATGCTTCTGGGATGGCCATTTTGATTATCCTGAGTGATACACATACGAATTACTTTTATCCTAAACGTAATCACCGCTATCACAAATGGTTCTGGGGCATCTTAGGAACAGCTGTTGTCGTCAGTTTTGTTACTTACGACATTACCTACTTCAACAACTGGTTACTAGAACCACCTTTGACCATTTCTCATCGAGGTGTTGACGATGGCAACGGTGTTCAAAACACTATCGAATCACTTAAAGCCACTGCCAAAGAAAAACCTGATTACATTGAAATGGATATTCAGGAAACTAAGGACCACAAGTTTGTCGTTTACCATGACAACACACTCAAAGGTTTGGCTGGAATCAATAAAACTCCGAGTCAACTAACCTTAAATGAATTAACTAAGATTCAAGTTCACGAAAATGGTAAAACTATTCACATTGCAAGCTTTGATAACTATTTAGCAACTGCCACAAAATTACATCAAAAACTATTAGTCGAATTAAAAGATGTTTCTGGTAATAAGTCCGATTTTGTCAGTCTCTTTGCCAAAAAATATGGTAAGAAGTTGCAAGAAAACAAAGCAATGGTACATTCTTTGGATTATCAATACATCGAAGATACCAAACGGCTTTTGCCTAAGATTCAAACTAGTTACGTCTTACCATTCAACCTCTTTGGGGTTCCTTACACTAATTCCAATGCATTCACGATGGAATACACGACTCTAAACGATTCCTTCATTGACCAAGCACACATTCAACAAAAGAAGGTTTTCGCTTGGACTGTTAACGATACTTCCGATATGGATCGAATGATTTTTATGGGTGCTGACGGTGTGATTACTGATAATCTCAGTGATTTGCATGAAGAAATTGCCGATTTGTTTAAAGATTCTAGTTATTCTGAACGAATGACAGTTTACGTAACACAAATGCAAGATCCATTCGAATGA
- a CDS encoding IS3 family transposase yields the protein MTKFNFETKLEIVKKYLTGTNVSDLQQEYGIANHFSIFNWTDRYKKFGAKGLKVRRPGYEYDGNFKLAVLKWKKENQATYSQTALHFDISNPGTIANWKKILDESGSASLFGRHNLQNSQEKTIIDRLEQENQNLRIEIAYLKNLLPNVDNTNVYFAEKKQCDEQLLDIIKDIKKQYNSYGYRSVTKELQQRGYSVNHKRVLRIMNENNLTCKTKKHNLTISDGLL from the coding sequence TTGACTAAATTTAATTTTGAAACAAAATTAGAAATCGTAAAAAAATATCTAACTGGAACTAATGTCTCAGATTTGCAACAAGAATATGGTATAGCTAATCATTTTAGCATTTTCAATTGGACTGATCGTTACAAGAAATTTGGTGCCAAGGGTTTAAAAGTTAGGCGGCCTGGTTATGAGTACGATGGTAATTTCAAATTGGCTGTCTTGAAGTGGAAGAAAGAAAATCAAGCTACTTATTCACAGACGGCTTTGCATTTTGATATTAGTAATCCAGGGACGATTGCCAATTGGAAGAAAATTTTAGATGAATCAGGAAGTGCTTCTTTATTTGGACGCCACAATCTTCAAAATTCTCAAGAAAAAACAATTATCGATAGATTAGAACAAGAAAATCAAAATTTGCGCATCGAGATAGCGTACTTGAAAAATTTACTCCCTAATGTTGATAATACGAACGTTTATTTTGCAGAAAAGAAGCAATGTGATGAACAATTATTAGATATAATTAAAGACATAAAGAAGCAATATAATAGTTATGGGTATCGTAGTGTCACTAAGGAACTGCAACAAAGAGGCTATTCGGTCAATCACAAACGAGTCTTGCGAATCATGAATGAAAATAATTTGACCTGTAAAACGAAAAAACATAATTTGACTATTAGTGATGGATTACTTTAA
- a CDS encoding sugar kinase, translating to MNILAFGEVMLRYTVNDHKMLEQTDDMTVTTVGTGVNLLSSLAHFDYDTSILTVLPDNPVGKKAAADLRKLGISDRKIIYQGHNIGSFFVELGFGPRPQRVTYQDRLSSAFSKSKVEDYDFEKALTGVDIVHICGITLSLTDQTRKAAKKLAQVAQSRNKIVCFDFNYRMSLNSDIDHETMKKRYQEILPYVDIVFGSKRDLTDLLDYQIDDETELYKKFCIEYQINFFAGSRRSIVDGEKYFEGFLFHHDKIYRSSKHKLNIIDRIGSGDAFASGIICGLLEKWTFEDILKFAVANSVLAQASMNDTPIFTKEDVFGYIDSDGSNDLIR from the coding sequence ATGAATATTTTAGCCTTTGGCGAAGTTATGTTACGTTATACCGTCAATGATCATAAAATGCTCGAACAAACTGACGACATGACGGTCACAACTGTGGGGACGGGCGTTAATTTGTTGAGTAGTTTGGCCCATTTTGACTACGACACATCAATTTTAACTGTATTACCAGATAATCCTGTTGGAAAAAAGGCGGCAGCTGATTTACGGAAACTTGGTATTTCTGATCGAAAGATTATTTATCAAGGTCATAATATTGGCAGCTTCTTCGTTGAATTGGGGTTTGGACCACGACCTCAACGAGTAACTTATCAGGACCGTCTGTCTAGTGCTTTTAGTAAGAGTAAAGTTGAGGATTACGATTTCGAAAAAGCTTTGACAGGTGTGGATATTGTTCATATTTGCGGCATCACTCTGAGTTTGACTGATCAAACACGAAAAGCCGCCAAAAAATTAGCTCAAGTAGCTCAATCAAGAAATAAAATCGTCTGTTTTGATTTTAATTATCGGATGAGCTTAAATTCGGATATTGATCACGAAACAATGAAGAAACGATACCAAGAAATTTTGCCATACGTCGATATCGTCTTTGGTAGTAAGAGGGATTTAACGGATTTGTTGGATTACCAAATTGACGATGAAACTGAGTTGTACAAAAAATTCTGTATCGAATATCAAATCAATTTCTTTGCCGGTAGTCGTCGTAGTATTGTAGATGGTGAGAAGTATTTTGAGGGCTTCTTGTTCCATCATGACAAAATCTATCGCTCCAGTAAGCATAAATTAAATATCATCGATCGAATCGGTAGCGGGGATGCTTTTGCTAGTGGAATAATCTGTGGACTGTTAGAAAAATGGACTTTCGAAGATATCCTGAAATTTGCCGTCGCAAATTCAGTTTTGGCCCAAGCATCGATGAATGATACACCGATTTTTACTAAAGAAGATGTCTTTGGTTATATTGATAGTGATGGGTCGAATGACTTGATTAGATAA
- a CDS encoding PTS transporter subunit EIIC has translation MSKNKGGSKAFAALQNVGKTFMLPIALLPVAGLFLGVGASFTGESFIKMYHLEAILGQGTFLNRLLTIFNDCGSVIFNNLGLLFAVSVALGLAKSKKGVAALSALVGYFMMYATMTSAIVNFGELPKLKKIGGLLTDMLGFTNTMNTGVFGGIFIGLICVWLHNKYYRIKFPDAISFFGGTHFSPIAGALAGIFGGFFMAWFWPYIAMGIAGLGTLIGKSGYIGTFFYAYVYRALIPFGLHHVFYLPFWQTAVGGTAHIAGQTVVGAQNIVFAQLGAGTKISWEAARYFAFEFPVMIGGFPAAALAMYHCAKKSKRKDVKGLLLSSSLTSILTGITEPLEFTILFASPFLFWAIHCVLFAFSAVFVSLLKIGVGFTFSGGLLDMILYGILPGQARTNWIALVPLILFYFALYYFVFKFAITKFNLKTPGREDDEEESTLHTKADYVEEKKAQGSDNTNADGIPAMIVDGLGGKDNISTLEACATRLRVSVKDPEIVKKNLLKSTGAVGTVVHGNGVQVIYGTKVSTIGPEVEDYLGIEG, from the coding sequence ATGTCAAAAAATAAAGGTGGAAGTAAAGCCTTTGCCGCATTGCAAAATGTTGGTAAAACGTTCATGCTTCCGATTGCTTTATTGCCTGTTGCCGGACTCTTTCTAGGGGTCGGAGCTTCATTTACAGGTGAATCATTTATCAAAATGTATCATTTAGAGGCGATTCTGGGACAAGGAACATTTTTGAATCGACTACTAACAATTTTCAATGATTGTGGAAGTGTCATTTTTAATAATTTAGGTCTTTTATTCGCTGTTTCAGTTGCTTTAGGTTTAGCAAAAAGTAAAAAAGGTGTTGCAGCATTGTCAGCCTTAGTTGGTTACTTTATGATGTACGCCACGATGACCAGTGCTATCGTCAATTTTGGGGAGTTACCAAAATTAAAGAAAATCGGTGGCTTGTTGACAGATATGCTTGGCTTCACTAATACCATGAATACTGGAGTTTTCGGTGGTATTTTTATCGGTTTGATCTGTGTTTGGTTACACAATAAGTACTATCGTATCAAGTTCCCCGATGCTATTTCATTCTTTGGTGGAACTCACTTTAGTCCTATCGCTGGTGCTTTAGCTGGTATCTTTGGCGGATTTTTCATGGCTTGGTTTTGGCCATATATCGCCATGGGAATTGCTGGATTAGGTACTTTAATTGGTAAATCAGGTTACATTGGAACATTCTTCTATGCTTATGTTTATAGAGCTTTGATTCCATTTGGTTTGCACCACGTTTTCTATTTACCATTTTGGCAAACTGCTGTTGGTGGTACTGCTCACATTGCAGGTCAAACAGTTGTTGGTGCTCAAAACATCGTCTTTGCTCAATTGGGTGCTGGAACGAAAATTTCTTGGGAAGCAGCAAGATACTTTGCTTTTGAATTTCCAGTTATGATCGGTGGTTTCCCAGCTGCTGCCTTAGCTATGTATCACTGTGCTAAAAAGAGTAAGCGTAAGGATGTCAAAGGATTGTTACTATCATCATCACTAACATCTATTTTGACAGGTATTACTGAACCACTTGAATTTACTATTTTGTTTGCATCACCATTCTTGTTCTGGGCTATTCACTGTGTCTTGTTCGCCTTTTCCGCAGTCTTCGTTTCCTTGTTGAAGATTGGTGTCGGATTCACATTCTCTGGTGGCCTATTAGATATGATTTTGTACGGTATTTTGCCTGGCCAAGCTAGAACAAATTGGATAGCCTTAGTACCATTGATTTTGTTCTACTTTGCTTTGTATTACTTTGTCTTCAAATTTGCGATTACGAAGTTCAATCTAAAGACTCCTGGTCGTGAAGATGATGAAGAAGAATCTACACTTCACACTAAAGCAGATTATGTTGAAGAAAAGAAAGCTCAAGGTAGCGATAACACAAATGCTGATGGAATTCCCGCTATGATTGTTGATGGATTAGGTGGTAAAGACAATATCAGTACATTGGAAGCTTGCGCTACTAGATTGAGAGTTAGTGTTAAAGATCCCGAAATAGTTAAGAAGAATCTGTTGAAATCAACTGGTGCTGTCGGAACGGTTGTCCATGGTAATGGCGTCCAAGTTATTTATGGAACTAAAGTTTCGACGATTGGTCCAGAAGTTGAAGACTATCTAGGAATTGAGGGTTAA
- a CDS encoding LiaF transmembrane domain-containing protein, translated as MRNRIFWGLFLLLSAVLLIASQLHLITYTFNFWTIAATIFLVFFLIKSLVYFSVSGTVFTLAFLAILYAKPLGIAALSAWTILGAALLISIGLSVILNPLLAKHRPWMRYKSQVKWEKKPFGSYYEYNDDMKTVDSPDVDVFVKMGNSVRYVRSNDFHTANVQANLGSAKVYFDHVTVNDTATIKVNVSLGNIELFIPRDWNVVKGINNNMGNISEAGVQNISSDSPTVTITGLVSMGNLKIQYI; from the coding sequence ATGAGAAATAGAATCTTTTGGGGTTTGTTTTTACTGCTGAGTGCTGTCTTATTGATTGCCAGTCAGTTACATTTGATCACATATACATTTAATTTTTGGACAATTGCCGCAACGATATTCTTGGTATTCTTTTTAATCAAAAGTTTAGTTTACTTTTCTGTTTCAGGGACAGTTTTTACGTTAGCGTTTTTGGCAATTTTATACGCTAAACCGCTTGGAATTGCGGCTCTATCTGCTTGGACAATTTTGGGTGCCGCTTTATTGATAAGTATTGGATTGTCAGTGATATTGAATCCGTTGTTAGCTAAACATCGTCCTTGGATGCGTTATAAAAGCCAAGTAAAGTGGGAAAAAAAACCATTTGGTAGTTATTATGAATACAACGATGACATGAAAACTGTTGATAGTCCTGATGTAGATGTTTTTGTAAAAATGGGCAATAGTGTAAGATACGTCCGTTCGAATGACTTTCATACAGCCAATGTTCAAGCCAATTTGGGGAGTGCAAAAGTTTATTTTGATCATGTGACCGTTAATGATACAGCGACTATCAAAGTGAACGTATCATTAGGCAATATTGAGTTATTTATTCCACGTGACTGGAATGTTGTTAAAGGAATCAATAATAATATGGGAAATATTTCAGAAGCTGGTGTGCAAAATATCTCTTCTGATAGTCCTACCGTCACAATAACGGGATTGGTTTCAATGGGAAATTTGAAAATACAGTATATATAG
- a CDS encoding DeoR/GlpR family DNA-binding transcription regulator, with the protein MIPKEKREAIILEKLKDTNWLSTKQIADHFEIAFDTARRDILHLTATGQAIRVHGGIMAAQKNEIPEFLNRKRILSPVKTQMAKIAASYILPGRLYFIGASTTLVQVCDLLGQIDTTIVTHGIDNAEHLMENSLPKVELLGGIVDRVNRYTSSLDTLVRLNDYIFDAAFIGASRITDEGDITVMGKADAAILKKAVQRSKKIILVTQNYKFTTKKTSPYVVANCQDVDVLITDEELDEKYKKYFRKSNVYRVIGE; encoded by the coding sequence ATGATTCCAAAGGAAAAAAGAGAAGCAATTATTTTAGAGAAATTAAAAGATACAAATTGGTTATCAACCAAACAGATTGCTGACCATTTTGAAATCGCCTTTGATACAGCTAGACGCGATATTTTACATTTAACGGCTACTGGTCAAGCAATTCGAGTTCATGGTGGAATCATGGCAGCTCAAAAAAATGAAATACCAGAATTTCTCAATCGTAAGCGAATTTTGTCACCGGTCAAAACTCAGATGGCCAAGATTGCAGCATCATATATTTTGCCGGGAAGATTGTATTTTATCGGTGCTTCGACCACGTTAGTTCAAGTCTGTGATTTGTTAGGTCAAATTGATACGACGATTGTGACTCATGGAATTGACAACGCCGAACATCTGATGGAGAATTCTTTGCCAAAGGTTGAGTTATTAGGTGGCATTGTTGATCGAGTGAACCGTTACACTTCATCATTGGATACGTTGGTTCGTTTGAATGATTATATTTTCGATGCTGCTTTTATCGGTGCTTCACGAATTACCGACGAAGGTGACATTACTGTAATGGGAAAAGCTGACGCCGCTATTTTGAAGAAAGCTGTCCAAAGAAGTAAAAAAATCATTTTAGTAACGCAAAATTATAAATTCACCACTAAAAAAACATCGCCTTACGTTGTGGCTAATTGCCAAGATGTTGATGTTTTGATAACTGATGAAGAGTTGGATGAAAAGTATAAGAAGTATTTTAGAAAGAGCAATGTTTACCGAGTTATTGGTGAATAA
- a CDS encoding PTS sugar transporter subunit IIA, protein MSLFNFNKKKDFYAPVSGKLIDLKDVNDVVFSSGAMGEGYGVIPVDGNIYSPVEGEVSQLFPTKHAVGLKFGKMEVLVHIGIDTVDLKGDPFETMVKVGDKVDHETILVKADFDKIKAAKKDTTTMVLITNSKDILKEYSSLTSFDSHVDHDSKVAEVKEK, encoded by the coding sequence ATGAGTTTATTTAATTTTAATAAGAAAAAAGATTTCTATGCACCTGTTTCAGGAAAATTAATTGATTTAAAAGATGTTAATGATGTTGTTTTTTCTAGCGGTGCAATGGGAGAAGGCTACGGAGTAATCCCTGTTGACGGTAATATTTATAGTCCTGTTGAGGGAGAAGTTAGTCAACTATTTCCCACAAAACACGCTGTCGGCTTGAAATTTGGCAAAATGGAAGTTTTGGTTCACATCGGAATTGATACTGTTGATTTGAAAGGTGACCCCTTTGAAACAATGGTCAAAGTTGGTGATAAAGTTGATCATGAGACAATCTTAGTCAAAGCTGATTTTGATAAAATCAAGGCTGCTAAAAAAGATACCACGACGATGGTTTTGATAACTAATTCTAAAGATATTTTGAAGGAATATAGTTCGTTGACTAGTTTTGATAGCCATGTCGACCATGATAGTAAAGTCGCTGAAGTAAAAGAAAAGTAG
- a CDS encoding pentapeptide repeat-containing protein: protein MNQPKIDEDYLTKGSFLDIYNEEDYFLSNYLIKDELVEKQTISHPMIEQTLFQHVTFSECDFDKSDLTDIIFKNCDLSNCHFTDSSLFRVKFQNCKMLGTDFNGSYFNNIQFDNCILDLANLNQLTCKVVNFGSSSLKDVSFSDNKLSKVIFYNCDLNEMIVMNTKLKGIDWSNCRFETIEVDQNYLRGLKLNREQAAFFAQNFLGVKI from the coding sequence ATGAACCAACCAAAAATTGATGAAGATTATCTAACGAAAGGTTCTTTTTTGGATATTTACAATGAAGAAGATTATTTTTTGAGCAACTATTTGATTAAGGATGAATTAGTAGAGAAACAGACAATCTCTCATCCGATGATTGAACAGACTTTATTTCAACATGTGACCTTTAGTGAGTGCGATTTTGATAAGAGTGACTTGACTGATATTATTTTTAAAAACTGTGACCTCTCAAATTGTCATTTCACTGATTCCAGTTTGTTTCGAGTTAAATTTCAGAACTGTAAAATGCTAGGAACTGATTTCAATGGTTCTTACTTCAATAATATTCAGTTCGACAATTGTATTTTAGATTTGGCTAATTTGAATCAATTAACTTGTAAAGTAGTTAATTTTGGCAGTAGTAGTTTGAAAGATGTCAGCTTTAGTGACAACAAACTAAGTAAAGTTATTTTTTACAATTGTGATCTCAACGAAATGATTGTGATGAATACCAAATTAAAAGGCATTGACTGGAGTAATTGTCGTTTCGAGACGATTGAAGTGGACCAAAATTATTTGCGGGGATTGAAATTGAATCGTGAACAGGCTGCCTTTTTTGCTCAGAATTTTTTAGGAGTGAAGATATAA
- the dagF gene encoding 2-dehydro-3-deoxy-phosphogluconate aldolase, with amino-acid sequence MSLRPNYLENGICLNVLANSVQNAKDCYEAAEGHVVLGVLTKNYPTDEAAIADMKEYQKAIDNAVSVGLGAGDPNQSSMVVRVSKAIQPQHVNQVFTGVGASRQALGQNETIINGLVSPTGKVGFVNLATGPLSSQTAPTEVNIETAIALLKDMGGSSIKFFPMKGLTHKEEYEAVAKACAENDFDLEPTGGIDLNNFEEIVQIAVDAGVKRIIPHVYSSIIDENGDTRPEDVAKLYQIIKRF; translated from the coding sequence ATGAGTTTAAGACCAAATTATTTGGAGAATGGAATTTGTTTGAATGTCTTAGCTAATTCAGTTCAAAATGCTAAGGACTGTTATGAAGCCGCTGAAGGTCATGTAGTATTAGGAGTTTTGACTAAGAACTATCCAACTGATGAAGCTGCTATTGCTGATATGAAAGAATATCAAAAAGCTATCGACAATGCTGTTTCTGTCGGTTTAGGTGCAGGTGATCCTAATCAAAGTAGTATGGTAGTCAGAGTTTCAAAGGCTATCCAACCACAACACGTTAATCAAGTGTTCACAGGTGTAGGTGCCAGTCGTCAAGCTCTTGGACAAAATGAGACCATTATCAATGGACTAGTTTCTCCAACTGGTAAAGTCGGTTTCGTCAATTTGGCAACTGGTCCTTTGAGTAGTCAAACAGCTCCAACTGAAGTAAACATTGAAACAGCCATCGCATTACTCAAAGATATGGGTGGTTCTTCCATCAAATTTTTCCCAATGAAAGGTTTAACTCACAAAGAAGAATACGAAGCTGTTGCTAAAGCTTGTGCTGAAAATGATTTTGACCTCGAACCAACTGGTGGAATTGATCTAAATAACTTTGAAGAAATCGTCCAAATTGCTGTAGACGCTGGTGTTAAACGTATCATTCCTCATGTTTACAGCTCAATCATCGATGAAAATGGTGATACTAGACCAGAAGACGTTGCTAAGTTATATCAAATAATCAAAAGATTTTAG
- a CDS encoding N-formylglutamate amidohydrolase has product MENFTVYNGEVDELPIVIDLPHSGTFIPEDIKSKMVPELVCPNVDWFLPELYDFLPQSGFTVLQNNLHRYITDPNRDLSMTNVTGDYRYEIVYSQTTFGKQIYQTKLTAEEIEQRIDQYYRPYHAKLQELIDHKLEKFGKVYLFDLHSFAEYPHEDVVLGNHFDTTSSVDFREFLTKQFNQKGYTVSNNHPFSGGFITPYYGENKRVESIQIELAYHMYIENRYFGEEELSGVDVGTFTTAKNSLQSIFMEVLNYILSEKK; this is encoded by the coding sequence ATGGAAAATTTTACTGTCTACAATGGAGAAGTTGACGAATTACCAATTGTTATTGATTTACCACACAGCGGAACGTTTATTCCTGAAGACATCAAATCAAAAATGGTGCCAGAGTTAGTTTGTCCTAATGTTGATTGGTTTCTACCAGAGCTTTATGATTTTTTGCCACAGAGTGGATTCACAGTACTTCAAAATAATCTTCATCGTTACATTACTGATCCTAATCGTGATTTGTCGATGACCAATGTAACTGGTGATTATCGTTACGAAATAGTTTATAGCCAGACGACTTTTGGGAAGCAAATTTATCAGACTAAGTTGACTGCTGAAGAAATTGAACAACGAATTGATCAATATTATCGACCATATCACGCTAAGTTGCAGGAATTAATTGATCATAAATTAGAAAAATTTGGAAAAGTCTATTTATTTGATTTGCATAGCTTTGCTGAATATCCACATGAAGATGTTGTTTTAGGTAATCATTTTGATACTACTTCGAGTGTAGATTTTAGAGAATTTTTAACCAAACAATTCAATCAAAAAGGTTACACTGTTTCGAATAATCATCCCTTTTCTGGGGGATTCATCACACCATATTATGGAGAAAATAAGCGAGTTGAATCAATTCAAATTGAGTTAGCTTATCATATGTATATCGAAAACCGATATTTTGGTGAGGAAGAATTATCTGGAGTGGATGTAGGAACCTTTACTACAGCTAAAAACAGTTTGCAGAGTATATTTATGGAAGTTTTGAATTATATTTTGTCAGAAAAAAAGTAG
- a CDS encoding LytTR family DNA-binding domain-containing protein, translating to MKIKLDISSKYQEKEIIIRANKKDEEVAEILRNLQNIDTKLHNINGYLDNTVYSLSTQDILFFETNDRNVYAHTKDNAFLIHYRLYELEENLPDNFLRVSKSSILNVDEVKSLTQSVMGNLIQFRDSYKQMYASRRFLKKLKLKLNQRKV from the coding sequence GTGAAAATAAAGTTAGATATTTCATCAAAGTATCAAGAAAAAGAAATCATTATTCGAGCTAACAAAAAGGATGAAGAAGTAGCTGAAATATTACGCAATCTTCAAAATATTGATACTAAATTGCACAATATCAATGGTTATTTGGATAATACGGTCTATTCTTTGTCGACACAAGATATTTTATTTTTTGAGACTAATGATCGAAATGTCTATGCTCACACCAAAGACAACGCCTTTTTGATCCATTATCGGTTGTACGAGTTAGAGGAAAATTTGCCGGATAATTTCTTACGAGTTTCTAAGTCATCAATTTTAAATGTTGATGAGGTGAAATCTTTAACTCAATCCGTTATGGGAAATTTAATTCAGTTTCGCGATAGTTATAAACAGATGTATGCTTCTCGGCGCTTTCTAAAAAAATTAAAGCTGAAATTGAATCAAAGGAAGGTCTAA